From the genome of Nocardia sp. NBC_01503, one region includes:
- a CDS encoding IS110 family transposase — protein sequence MAASRPVTNISLVAGADTHADTIHVAALDAVGRELGDHEFPTTATGYRDALEFLASHGTVDVVGIEGTSSYGAGFTRAVLAAGIEVREVIRPERSVRRMHGKSDPIDAYQAARAVLSGRANAAPKTEQIEALRALNNARRSAVKASTAAMNQIHHMLITAPAAIREKYRHLKDKALVTALAACRPDRADPVVRAVLTALKTLAQRHRFLTTQADDLQKQVRELATAANPHLMSLHGVGPNTAAQLLITAGANPERLRSEASFAALCGTAPVPASSGKTTRYRLSRGGDRHANCALHTIALVRMSSDARTREFVRAQRDKGRNPAEILRILKRAIAREVFKSLTRGLAAPGLEDLRPARQAKNIPLSIAAAAMGTYVTKICRTELGTYPDYELAQRYRAWLAAA from the coding sequence ATGGCAGCGTCGCGGCCGGTCACCAATATCTCGCTCGTGGCGGGAGCCGATACCCACGCCGACACCATCCACGTCGCGGCCCTGGACGCGGTGGGGCGGGAACTGGGCGATCACGAATTCCCCACCACCGCAACCGGATACCGGGACGCCCTGGAGTTCTTGGCCTCCCACGGAACTGTGGATGTCGTCGGCATCGAGGGCACCAGCTCCTACGGGGCAGGGTTCACCCGCGCGGTCCTCGCGGCGGGAATCGAGGTCCGCGAGGTCATCCGGCCCGAACGATCCGTGCGGCGGATGCACGGAAAATCCGACCCCATCGACGCCTACCAGGCCGCCCGCGCGGTCTTGTCCGGGCGCGCGAACGCCGCACCCAAGACCGAGCAGATCGAGGCGCTGCGCGCGTTGAACAACGCCCGCCGCTCAGCGGTCAAAGCCAGCACCGCCGCGATGAACCAGATCCACCACATGCTCATCACCGCCCCAGCCGCGATCCGGGAGAAGTACCGGCACCTGAAGGACAAAGCACTGGTCACCGCGCTCGCAGCCTGCCGACCAGACAGAGCTGATCCGGTCGTGCGGGCGGTGCTGACCGCGCTCAAGACCCTGGCCCAACGACACCGCTTCCTCACCACCCAGGCCGACGATCTCCAGAAACAGGTCCGCGAGCTGGCCACCGCCGCCAACCCCCACCTGATGTCTCTGCACGGGGTCGGCCCCAACACCGCCGCCCAACTGCTCATCACCGCCGGAGCCAACCCCGAACGACTTCGCAGCGAAGCATCCTTCGCCGCCTTATGCGGCACCGCCCCGGTTCCTGCATCCTCGGGCAAGACCACCCGCTACCGGCTCTCCCGAGGCGGTGACAGACACGCGAACTGCGCCCTGCACACCATCGCACTGGTCCGTATGTCCTCCGACGCCCGCACCCGCGAATTCGTTCGCGCACAACGTGATAAAGGCCGCAACCCCGCCGAGATCCTGCGCATCCTCAAACGCGCGATCGCTCGCGAGGTCTTCAAATCCCTCACCCGCGGCCTGGCCGCTCCCGGACTCGAAGACCTGCGCCCAGCACGGCAAGCCAAGAACATTCCCCTCAGCATCGCCGCAGCCGCTATGGGCACCTACGTCACCAAGATTTGCCGCACCGAACTGGGCACCTACCCCGATTACGAACTCGCCCAACGCTACCGAGCATGGCTCGCCGCAGCATGA
- the nrdR gene encoding transcriptional regulator NrdR, producing MHCPYCRHPDSRVVDSREAEEGSAIRRRRACPECGRRFSTVETAILSVVKRSGVSEPFSREKVIRGVRRACQGREVDDDALNLLAQQVEDAVRAKGAPEVPSHEVGLAILGPLRDLDEVAYLRFASVYRSFSSAEDFEQEIASLRKHRAENAVGAAAPK from the coding sequence ATGCATTGCCCGTACTGTCGCCACCCCGACTCGAGGGTGGTCGACTCACGTGAGGCCGAAGAAGGCAGCGCCATCAGAAGGCGTCGTGCCTGCCCGGAGTGTGGGCGACGGTTCTCCACGGTGGAAACCGCGATCCTGTCGGTGGTCAAACGCAGCGGTGTGAGTGAGCCGTTCAGCCGCGAAAAGGTGATTCGTGGTGTGCGCCGCGCCTGCCAGGGGCGCGAGGTCGACGACGACGCCCTCAACCTCCTCGCCCAACAGGTCGAGGACGCCGTGCGCGCCAAAGGCGCGCCCGAGGTACCCAGCCACGAGGTCGGCCTGGCCATCCTCGGCCCGCTGCGTGATCTCGACGAGGTCGCCTACCTACGCTTCGCCTCGGTCTACCGATCCTTCAGCTCCGCCGAGGATTTCGAGCAGGAGATCGCCTCCCTCCGCAAACACCGCGCCGAAAACGCGGTCGGCGCAGCCGCTCCGAAGTAG